From the genome of Deinococcus malanensis:
TTCTGTAGTGTTTCTGCCGCCGTATGCTCCGGAGCTGAACCCCATTGAGCTGGTCTGGGCGTATATCAAGCGCCATGTGCTGGGGAATTTTTGCGCCCGCACCTCGGTGGCATTGAAGGAGAAGCTGACTGGTGCGTGGCAACGTGTTCGGTATGTTGACCTCCCGCAACACCTTATGGATGCAAATCTACGCCGTGATCAATAAGTCCACTTGCATGCGGGAGGCCTTGAAAATAGGGGCCTCCCGATTCACATGGTCATGGCGCGTCCCAGGGCTGAGAAGGTCAGACGACTGGCCTGTGGCCAGACCCTACATCATGAGCTCATTCTTTACTTAAACAGGTTGAGGTGACTTCTCATGCTGTGCCACGCTGGGGTTCAGGGACAAAATGCGGCTCTGGTACCTGTGGGTCCCTCTAAAAGGAGACGTTATGCGGCCAAGACCCCGGCACTTTCGCTTTACGCTCGCAGCACTTCTGATGTGCCTTTCAAGCTGTACGGTTGTCAATCCCAGTTATCCGCAGGGGATTTTCCCGCGTGACTTTCCCCGGGTGCCACCAGCAGACGCTGCCGCGGCACAGGTGCCTGCAGGTTACCGGGTCGAAGTGGTCATGCGTGACCTGGAGCATCCCACCAGCGTGGAGATGGATGACCGGGGCAATCTCTATGTGGCGGAAGCAGGGTTCTCCTATGGTGATCCGGTAGCGCCCGCACGCATCCTCCGGGTGACACCTGCCGGCGAAATTGCCATTGTTGCTGAGCAGCTCAGGGGGCCCATCAACGACCTGTTGTGGCACCAGGGCCGGCTGTACATTTCGCACTTCGGGCGGATCTCCGCACTTGACCAGAGCGGAGCGGTC
Proteins encoded in this window:
- a CDS encoding transposase, coding for SVVFLPPYAPELNPIELVWAYIKRHVLGNFCARTSVALKEKLTGAWQRVRYVDLPQHLMDANLRRDQ